A window of the Miscanthus floridulus cultivar M001 chromosome 14, ASM1932011v1, whole genome shotgun sequence genome harbors these coding sequences:
- the LOC136506163 gene encoding protein ALP1-like, giving the protein MDQRTKVLVCSAAAYMFLFMVATVIQSRKRKRRASRVGITYAPIEERDRIRQEYLDTCIWKDDTTCVNMLRLNRACFYRFCNLFRDRGLLQDTTHMCVEQQVAMFLNIVGHNLRNRLVGTNYHRSGETVSRYFNNVLHAIGELRTEFIRPPSLQTPSKIAGNYRWDPYFKDCIGAIDGTHIRASVPKDLEHSFRGRKSFATQNVMAAVDFDLRFTYVLAGWEGTAHDALVLRDALERPNGLRVPQGKFYLVDAGYGAKPGFLPPFRGVRYHLNEWGNNPVQNEKELFNLRHSSLRVTVERAFGSLKRRFKILDDATPFFPFQTQVDIVVACCIVHNFVIADGIDEFIIQDSNWPMQTHATSYTGQASEHAATVQFRQTIADQMWVDRQNHYAN; this is encoded by the exons ATGGATCAGAGAACCAAGGTTCTAGTTTGTTCAGCTGCTGCATATATGTTCTTGTTCATGGTGGCCACGGTTATTCAGTCTAGAAAGAGAAAAAGACGTGCCAGTAGAGTTGGTATTACTTATGCGCCAATTGAGGAAAGGGATAGAATTAGACAAGAATACCTAGACACTTGCATTTGGAAGGATGATACAACTTGTGTAAACATGCTTAGACTTAATAGAGCATGTTTCTATCGATTTTGTAACCTTTTTAGAGATCGAGGGTTGCTTCAAGATACCACTCATATGTGTGTTGAGCAACAGGTGGCTATGTTTCTAAATATAGTAGGGCACAACCTTAGAAATAGGTTAGTTGGCACTAATTATCATAGGTCAGGAGAAACAGTAAGCCGCTATTTCAACAATGTCCTTCATGCCATTGGAGAGCTACGAACAGAATTTATTAGGCCCCCATCATTGCAAACTCCGTCCAAAATTGCCGGAAACTATCGGTGGGATCCTTATTTTAAG GATTGTATTGGAGCTATTGATGGTACACACATAAGAGCATCTGTTCCTAAAGATTTGGAGCATTCGTTTCGTGGTAGAAAATCCTTTGCAACTCAAAATGTAATGGCAGCCGTAGATTTCGATCTACGTTTTACTTATGTCTTGGCTGGTTGGGAAGGCACAGCACATGATGCTTTAGTTTTGCGAGATGCTTTAGAACGCCCTAATGGCCTTCGTGTTCCACAAG GCAAATTCTATCTTGTTGATGCCGGTTATGGAGCCAAACCGGGATTCTTGCCTCCTTTCCGTGGAGTTAGGTACCATTTGAATGAGTGGGGGAATAATCCGGTCCAAAATGAGAAGGAGTTATTCAACCTTAGGCACTCGTCTCTTCGTGTGACTGTAGAGCGTGCATTTGGTTCACTTAAGAGGAGATTCAAAATTCTTGATGATGCAACTCCATTCTTCCCTTTCCAAACTCAAGTAGATATTGTTGTAGCTTGCTGCATAGTCCATAATTTTGTCATAGCAGATGGGATTGATGAGTTCATCATTCAAGATTCGAATTGGCCAATGCAAACCCATGCTACATCATATACTGGACAAGCAAGTGAGCATGCTGCAACCGTTCAATTTAGACAAACAATTGCGGATCAGATGTGGGTAGACCGTCAAAACCATTATGCAAATTAA